The following coding sequences lie in one Saccharomyces mikatae IFO 1815 strain IFO1815 genome assembly, chromosome: 10 genomic window:
- the GZF3 gene encoding Gzf3p (similar to Saccharomyces cerevisiae GZF3 (YJL110C) and DAL80 (YKR034W); ancestral locus Anc_1.250), whose translation MALQATTLGSYNIRKRDNVFESNSSEDASNLNQSEEEEHIGKWPPLGYEVVSSEHKSPIKLGEPQASISISNNMNFKADDRPFSASSAGNSSPEMSTMHHILSRNQVRNNGQITVTSGNSNISNDVNVPVCRNCSTSTTPLWRRDEHGAVLCNACGLFLKLHGKPRPISLKTDVIKSRNRKSNTNYAHGLDNFRNQTLLAELKGENNLESINRKAGKSAHDDKKKKNSQPSLRTSSAVKVTKKSKTDSKEKTGSHLSTTRLEVLMSGDSSRPRLKPKLPKQDGAMHQEKLLTFPSFTDIKDYSNSVHQSALIKEWPHFSASSFPPNAPHSVTSKVGTDSPQLPHLSMLLNSLSSSSISNNACETISNCNNGITSTAATLAPTSSRTTDSNPSEIPNRIRSTISSPDLLSAKRIDPTPLSFHMASINDMLESKDRVENNVKNEGTPSHFIPLIQSSKHHYLSAANPDAISNGISSSDVISERKVKGHSVKTLDEPLSAKLPKEEEIIKLKTRINELELVTDLYRRHITELDEKCRALEERLERAEIQERNRGG comes from the coding sequence ATGGCATTGCAGGCTACAACTCTTGGAAGCTATAACATTAGAAAACGAGATAATGTATTCGAGTCCAATTCGAGTGAAGATGCTAGCAATTTGAATCAAagcgaagaagaagagcaTATCGGAAAATGGCCACCTTTAGGTTATGAAGTTGTTTCCAGCGAGCATAAATCGCCAATTAAATTAGGTGAACCGCAGGCAAGCATATCAATAAGCAATAATATGAATTTTAAGGCTGATGATAGGCCATTTTCCGCTTCTAGTGCTGGAAACTCAAGCCCAGAGATGAGCACAATGCATCATATTTTATCCAGAAACCAAGTTAGGAATAATGGACAAATAACAGTTACCAGCGGCAACAGTAATATTTCGAATGACGTCAATGTCCCAGTTTGTAGGAACTGTTCAACTTCTACAACACCTTTATGGAGAAGAGATGAACATGGCGCTGTTCTTTGTAATGCATGCGGTCTGTTTCTGAAGCTTCATGGGAAACCCAGACCAATTAGTTTGAAAACTGATGTAATAAAATCTCGAAACAGGAAAAGCAATACAAATTATGCGCACGGTCTGGATAACTTTCGGAATCAAACATTGCTTGCAGAACTGAAAGGTGAAAATAATTTAGAGTCAATTAATCGCAAAGCTGGAAAGTCGGCACATGacgataaaaagaaaaagaactcACAGCCCTCCCTTAGAACATCATCTGCAGTAAAGGTaaccaaaaaatcaaaaacggattcaaaagaaaagactGGTTCTCATTTGTCAACAACAAGATTGGAAGTGCTGATGTCGGGTGATTCTTCAAGACCGAGACTGAAACCAAAACTACCAAAACAAGATGGTGCTATGCACCAGGAGAAATTACTCACCTTTCCAAGCTTTACAGACATTAAGGATTATTCAAATTCTGTTCATCAGTCTGCTTTGATCAAAGAATGGCCACATTTTAGTGCATCCTCTTTTCCACCCAATGCTCCACATTCAGTAACCTCAAAAGTAGGTACGGACTCTCCCCAATTACCTCACTTATCAATGCTCCTTAACAGTTTAAGCAGTAGCTCGATATCAAATAACGCCTGTGAAACAATATCTAATTGCAACAATGGCATTACCTCGACAGCTGCAACTCTCGCACCAACTTCATCGCGGACGACAGACTCTAACCCATCTGAGATACCGAATCGAATCAGATCCACAATATCTTCTCCAGATTTACTATCTGCCAAACGTATCGACCCAACCCCTTTATCCTTCCATATGGCCTCTATTAACGACATGTTAGAGTCAAAGGATCGTGTAGAGAATAATGTGAAAAATGAAGGCACACCATCCCATTTCATACCGTTGATACAATCCTCTAAGCATCATTATTTGTCGGCAGCAAATCCAGATGCGATCTCAAACGGTATTTCCAGCTCTGATGTCATCTCCGAACGAAAGGTAAAAGGCCATTCAGTTAAAACCTTAGACGAACCTTTGTCCGCTAAGCTACccaaagaggaagaaataataaagcTAAAGACCAGAATAAATGAGTTAGAACTTGTCACAGATTTATATAGGAGGCATATTACCGAGTTGGATGAAAAATGCCGTGCCCTCGAAGAGCGTTTAGAAAGGGCAGAAATACAGGAAAGGAATAGAGGCGGGTag